A stretch of the Bacillus sp. FJAT-18017 genome encodes the following:
- a CDS encoding SDR family oxidoreductase — protein MARVVLVTGANRGLGLGLVRQLLEKGCMVFAGIRGEASSELEQLKAAYSNHLEIVAIDVTDSKIIEEAKVRVEARSSKLDWLINNAAILGDTRATVLDTMNFEDMMSVFDTNTLGPIRVTNTFLPLLLKSKTKLIVNISSEAGSVADCHRINNFGYCMSKSALNMQSALVHNRLKEFGGGVLILHPGWVQTYMQGKLDTAAPLTADESASKLIALAEQYEYVREAKPLFLDYLGNRLQW, from the coding sequence ATGGCTAGAGTTGTTTTGGTAACAGGAGCTAACCGCGGACTTGGCCTTGGATTGGTCCGACAGTTGTTGGAAAAGGGCTGCATGGTGTTTGCAGGAATTAGGGGTGAAGCTTCATCTGAATTGGAGCAACTGAAGGCTGCATATTCGAATCATCTGGAAATCGTTGCAATTGATGTAACCGACAGTAAAATTATTGAGGAGGCCAAAGTCCGGGTTGAAGCGAGATCTAGTAAACTCGATTGGCTGATTAATAACGCGGCAATCCTTGGGGATACCAGAGCGACCGTACTTGACACCATGAATTTTGAAGACATGATGAGTGTATTCGATACGAATACGCTGGGGCCAATTCGCGTTACCAATACCTTTCTTCCGTTGCTTTTAAAAAGCAAAACCAAGCTGATTGTAAACATCTCATCGGAGGCAGGAAGCGTAGCGGATTGCCATCGGATCAACAACTTCGGCTATTGCATGTCTAAGTCGGCTCTCAATATGCAGTCTGCATTAGTACATAATCGGTTGAAGGAATTTGGTGGGGGTGTTCTAATCCTTCACCCTGGCTGGGTCCAAACGTATATGCAGGGGAAACTGGATACAGCCGCACCACTAACCGCCGACGAATCCGCCAGCAAGCTCATTGCGCTCGCAGAACAATATGAATATGTAAGAGAAGCCAAGCCCCTATTTCTGGATTACCTCGGAAATCGGCTGCAGTGGTAA
- a CDS encoding metallophosphoesterase yields the protein MRISAHTHTIFLTVGPSEAGKTTFVTETLIPALQFADEATGYRTNIQYLSSDSIRQDILGYAYDKYNENMMEASAQAFSLLYTKLDLVTQFPINCDYAIVDTTGLSEGFRDNILEIGRKNNYRVEILLFDYKNIRDHYASDRSKRIIAQQLTRMRQEVLPNLKRNRFDAIHRIREKNFTGVEIVAADRDEYLSHLLPHGHRYVIIGDVHEQVDALKELVKEHGFAITDGQMSPDEKNADKKFVLIGDYIDKGGNTKATIDFLYNNKDHFLFVKGNHENFVYHFLNGNIKENNSLYFDSIPHFEEDTDSRAKFEELFSLAKDFYRFIGLTQPGYYITHAPCENKYLGKLDKDSRKAQRRFATNFSNIEDGLHFLKEEAVNNHPFHVWGHIATKDVVMLKKKLGIDTGAVHGNTLTSVTLNGNKPFYRTIKAGQGAELPVLFSKKEKAVDLANLEESSRKRLGYVLENKINYISGTMSPANKDLAAGVLESLKEGLYYFKNKGVAEVVLQPKYMGSRCTIYLTKGESYATSRNGFKVNHVELGPVYEALLAKFSDYMERNGVRMLVLDGELLPWSALGKGLIDKQFKVVEKALETELSYLKENGFEEQFGKLVEQYETSGFKAAKVKSSKKDLVRDFGTTAYGNYKDMDEILDTYHPLDEHIKASAVFKRQLELYGKESEVHYKPFNVLKIVYEDGREEIPEMRTSEIYSLVNGDRQLVLNLNEDASFALAEEFFQTLTMDEGMEGVVIKPQQDMAGVVPFMKVRNPEYLTIVYGYDYTFPHKYRKLLKEKAIAKKLQTSLNEHRLGRDMLVHPASTINETNVPFQQTVANLLFEEQREKELDPRL from the coding sequence ATGAGGATTTCAGCACATACTCACACGATTTTTTTAACCGTCGGGCCTTCGGAGGCTGGCAAAACGACGTTCGTAACCGAAACGCTGATTCCGGCGCTGCAGTTTGCGGACGAGGCGACTGGATACCGGACGAACATACAGTACCTGTCGTCGGACAGCATTCGTCAGGATATTCTTGGCTACGCATATGACAAATACAACGAAAACATGATGGAGGCAAGCGCCCAGGCGTTCAGCCTGCTGTACACAAAGCTTGACCTTGTCACTCAGTTCCCGATTAATTGCGATTATGCAATCGTCGATACAACCGGGCTTTCGGAGGGCTTCCGCGATAACATCCTCGAGATTGGCCGGAAAAATAACTACCGCGTCGAGATTCTTTTGTTTGATTACAAAAATATCCGCGACCATTATGCTTCTGACCGAAGCAAGCGAATCATCGCCCAGCAGCTGACCCGGATGCGCCAGGAGGTTCTGCCGAATCTGAAGCGGAATAGGTTCGACGCAATCCACCGTATTCGCGAGAAAAATTTCACAGGAGTTGAAATCGTTGCTGCGGACAGAGACGAGTATCTATCCCACCTGCTTCCGCACGGCCACCGTTATGTCATTATCGGGGACGTACATGAACAGGTGGATGCATTGAAGGAGCTCGTCAAGGAGCACGGCTTCGCGATTACCGACGGCCAGATGAGCCCAGACGAGAAAAATGCAGATAAAAAATTCGTCCTCATCGGCGATTACATTGACAAGGGCGGCAACACGAAGGCGACAATCGACTTCCTTTATAATAATAAGGACCATTTTCTATTTGTAAAAGGAAACCATGAGAACTTTGTCTACCATTTCCTGAACGGAAACATCAAGGAAAACAACAGCCTGTACTTCGACAGCATCCCTCATTTCGAGGAGGATACCGACTCGCGGGCTAAGTTCGAGGAGCTGTTTTCACTCGCGAAGGATTTCTATCGGTTTATCGGCCTGACCCAGCCCGGGTATTACATCACCCATGCGCCTTGCGAAAATAAATACCTCGGCAAGCTCGACAAGGATTCGCGCAAAGCACAGCGCCGGTTCGCGACCAATTTTTCCAACATCGAGGACGGGCTCCACTTTTTAAAAGAGGAAGCGGTGAACAACCACCCGTTCCACGTTTGGGGCCATATTGCCACAAAAGACGTGGTGATGCTGAAGAAGAAGCTTGGCATCGATACCGGAGCGGTGCACGGAAATACGCTGACAAGCGTGACGCTGAACGGTAATAAACCATTTTATCGGACGATCAAGGCCGGCCAGGGTGCCGAACTTCCTGTCCTTTTTTCAAAAAAAGAAAAGGCAGTTGACCTTGCGAATTTGGAGGAGTCTTCGAGGAAGCGGCTAGGCTATGTGCTGGAGAATAAGATTAATTATATTTCGGGGACGATGAGCCCGGCGAATAAGGATTTGGCGGCCGGGGTGCTGGAGTCGCTGAAGGAAGGCCTCTATTACTTCAAGAATAAGGGTGTCGCTGAGGTTGTGCTGCAGCCGAAGTATATGGGGTCGCGCTGTACGATTTATTTGACGAAGGGAGAAAGCTATGCGACGAGCCGGAATGGGTTCAAGGTGAATCATGTTGAGCTTGGGCCTGTGTATGAGGCTCTTCTGGCAAAGTTTTCGGATTATATGGAGAGAAACGGCGTTCGGATGCTGGTTCTGGACGGTGAGCTATTGCCGTGGAGCGCGCTTGGGAAGGGCTTGATCGACAAGCAGTTCAAGGTCGTTGAAAAAGCGCTTGAGACGGAGCTCTCCTATTTGAAGGAAAATGGCTTTGAGGAGCAGTTCGGCAAGCTTGTTGAACAGTATGAAACAAGCGGCTTTAAGGCTGCGAAGGTGAAGAGCTCGAAAAAGGATTTGGTACGCGACTTTGGCACGACCGCTTACGGCAATTATAAGGATATGGATGAGATTCTCGATACGTATCATCCGCTTGATGAGCACATCAAGGCGAGCGCGGTGTTCAAACGCCAGCTTGAGCTGTATGGCAAGGAGTCCGAAGTCCATTACAAGCCGTTCAATGTCCTGAAGATTGTTTATGAAGATGGGCGTGAGGAAATACCGGAGATGAGGACGTCGGAGATTTATTCGCTGGTAAATGGAGACCGCCAGCTTGTGCTGAACCTAAATGAGGATGCTTCGTTTGCTTTGGCCGAGGAATTTTTTCAAACGCTGACGATGGATGAAGGTATGGAAGGCGTTGTCATCAAGCCCCAGCAAGATATGGCAGGTGTGGTGCCGTTCATGAAGGTGCGCAATCCGGAGTATTTGACAATTGTTTATGGCTACGATTATACGTTCCCGCATAAATACAGGAAGCTGTTAAAGGAAAAGGCGATTGCGAAAAAGCTGCAAACGTCTCTTAACGAGCACAGGCTGGGCAGGGATATGCTCGTACACCCGGCCAGCACCATCAACGAAACCAATGTGCCATTCCAGCAAACCGTCGCCAACCTTCTTTTTGAAGAGCAAAGAGAGAAGGAACTGGATCCGAGACTTTAA
- a CDS encoding PAS domain-containing sensor histidine kinase, giving the protein MSVEPELLGFPEGISFALDETIALSMTDSTGKFVYVNDAFCILSKYSRDELLGKRHDMLNSDYHSDHFFQEVLQTIQSGAKWKGVIRNKAKDGSIYWVQDKIIPQIGKDGIPESYICISRDITELMFKEENLKISLNSLCSIATALNESSIIVILDPDGKITYANDHYCDISKYSKEELVGEKQSILNSGLHPESFFKNIWKVINQGKVWKGEIFKKAKDGSFYWIYSTIVPVQSSDGKIKNFVEISHDITSRKKSEEMLMRTEKLSVIGELAAGVAHEIRNPLTSLRGFARLLKENNTINRDMYLDIIIDEIERINHIVNDFMVLAKPYVAEFKEKKILPIVMQVISLLESECHLNNIQIHLIYQESFDEVTVLCDQHQLKQVFLNLIKNGIEAMPKGGDIHVSLTIDDENVCIDIKDNGLGMSEQMIKRIGEPFYSTKEQGTGLGLMVSFNIIQNHKGTINVTSQPDQGTNFRIQLPKS; this is encoded by the coding sequence ATGAGTGTTGAACCTGAACTTCTGGGCTTTCCGGAGGGTATATCATTTGCACTTGATGAAACGATTGCTTTGTCCATGACAGATTCAACAGGGAAGTTTGTTTACGTCAATGATGCTTTTTGTATTTTATCCAAGTACTCAAGGGATGAACTTCTTGGAAAACGTCATGATATGTTAAATTCCGACTATCATTCCGATCATTTTTTTCAAGAGGTATTGCAAACAATACAATCGGGGGCAAAATGGAAAGGTGTTATACGAAATAAAGCTAAAGATGGCAGTATTTATTGGGTACAGGATAAAATTATTCCCCAAATTGGAAAAGACGGCATTCCCGAAAGTTACATATGCATAAGTAGGGATATAACTGAGCTTATGTTCAAAGAAGAAAATTTAAAAATTAGCTTGAATTCATTATGTTCAATCGCCACAGCGCTCAATGAGTCTTCCATTATTGTAATACTTGATCCTGATGGAAAAATTACCTACGCTAATGATCATTACTGCGATATTTCCAAATACAGTAAAGAAGAGCTTGTAGGGGAAAAGCAAAGTATCCTGAATTCAGGACTCCATCCGGAATCCTTTTTTAAAAATATTTGGAAGGTTATCAATCAGGGGAAGGTCTGGAAGGGAGAAATTTTTAAGAAGGCAAAAGATGGCTCCTTTTATTGGATTTATTCAACGATTGTTCCAGTGCAGTCTTCGGATGGCAAAATCAAAAACTTTGTGGAGATTAGCCACGATATTACATCTAGGAAAAAGTCTGAGGAAATGCTGATGAGAACCGAGAAATTATCGGTGATTGGGGAATTGGCCGCAGGGGTTGCTCATGAAATCCGAAATCCTCTCACTTCACTCCGTGGTTTCGCTAGGCTTCTAAAGGAAAACAACACGATTAACCGCGATATGTATTTGGATATTATCATAGATGAAATTGAACGAATTAATCATATTGTCAATGACTTTATGGTGCTGGCCAAGCCGTATGTTGCCGAGTTTAAAGAAAAGAAAATCCTCCCTATCGTGATGCAGGTGATCTCACTGCTTGAATCGGAATGCCATTTAAATAACATCCAAATTCACCTGATTTATCAGGAGAGTTTTGACGAGGTTACAGTCCTATGCGATCAGCATCAATTAAAACAAGTATTTTTAAATCTAATAAAAAATGGAATTGAAGCCATGCCAAAAGGTGGGGATATACATGTTTCCCTAACCATTGATGATGAGAATGTCTGCATCGACATAAAAGACAATGGCCTTGGCATGTCAGAACAAATGATTAAAAGAATTGGCGAGCCATTCTACTCCACAAAGGAACAAGGAACCGGCCTTGGACTCATGGTCAGCTTTAACATCATTCAAAACCACAAAGGGACCATAAACGTAACAAGCCAACCCGACCAAGGCACAAACTTCCGAATTCAGCTCCCAAAGAGCTAA